The region TAAAAGCTTTTCATTCATATCGTCGTCACTGGTATTCAGGATTATTTTCCAGTCGTTGCTCTTTATCTTTTGCGGTATGTGGTAGTTCAGACTTTCATGATGGGCATTGAAGATCACGTAAAAATGATCATCCGTTATACGTTCGCCCTGCGGCCCTACGGAGTGTAACCCACGGCCGTTAAGGAACACACCCAATGATCGTGCAAAGTCATGGTTCCAATTTTCGTCTTCCATCTCGGTGCCTTCCGGTAAAAACCAGGCAATATCCTCCAAACCTTTGCCTTTAACCGGCTGCCCCTGAAACCACCGGCGCCTGCGGAAGGCTGGATGGTCTTTACGGAGTTTGATTAGTTTTTGAGTAAATGCCAGCAATTGCTGGTCAGCCTCTGCCCAGTTTAGCCATGAAATTTCATTATCCTGGCAATAAGCATTGTTATTACCCTGCTGCGTACGGCCAAACTCATCCCCTGCAACCAGCATAGGTACACCTTGCGACAAAAATAACGTGGTAAGCAGGTTGCGTTTTTGTTTATTACGAAGCTTTATTACTTCTTCATCGTCTGTTGGCCCCTCAACGCCGCAGTTCCAGGAACGGTTATGGCTCTCGCCGTCGTTGTTGTCTTCGCCGTTTGCTTCGTTGTGTTTTTCGTTGTATGATACCAGGTCATTTAATGTGAACCCGTCATGCGCAGTTATAAAGTTTATACTTGCGGTTGGCTTCCGGAAATTATCCTGATACAGATCGGGGCTGCCGGTAAAGCGTTGACCAAATTCGCCCAACATACTTTCTGCACCTATCCAGTAATCGCGTATGCAGTCTCTGAACTTACCGTTCCATTCGCCCCATCCCGGTGGAAAGTTGCCCACCTGGTAGCCACCTTCGCCAATATCCCACGGTTCGGCTATTAATTTAGCCTGGGAGATGATAGGATCCTGGTAAATAATATCAAAAAACCCGCTTAGGCGGTTTACCTCATGCAGCTCCCTGGCCAGGGTAGCTGCCAGATCAAACCTAAACCCGTCAACGTGCATCTCCGTTATCCAATAACGAAGGCTATCCATTATATAACGCAACACATTTGGCAACATAGCGTTTAGCGTATTACCTGTTCCGGTATAATCATTATAAAAACGTTTATTGTCATCTACCAACCGGTAATACGATGCATTATCAATACCTTTTAAGGATAGCATTGGCCCCATGTGATTGCCTTCTCCGGTGTGGTTGTACACAACGTCCAGTATCACCTCAATACCAGCTTTGTGCAGTTCTTTAACCATTTGCTTAAACTCCTGCACCTGCTGGCCATGATCAACTATTCCTGCATAGCGGTAGTCAGGCGCGAAGAACCCAATGGTGTTATATCCCCAATAGTTAGTGAGGCCCTTCTCTACCAGGTGCCTGTCGGCAACGAACTGATGTATTGGCAACAACTCAATAGCTGTTATACCCAGATCAGTGAGATACTTTATACTTGCGGGATGACCGATAGCGGCATAGGTACCTCTAATATCATCAGGGATATCCGGGTGCATTTGAGTGAAACCTTTAACATGCGTTTCGTATATCACTGACTGATGATAAGGTGTTCGAGGATTTACATCATTTCCCCAATCAAAGTTATTGTCTATCACCACCGATTTTGGCAAAAAAGGTGCACTGTCGGTTTCACTATAGCTAAGGTCCTCATCAGGATGGCCAAGTTCATATCCAAACAATGAATCGTGCCAGTCTATTACACCCGATATAGCCTTTGCATATGGATCAATTAACAGTTTATTAGGATTGAACCGATGCCCATTCTCTGGTTCATACGGGCCATGTACGCGATAACCATATAGTTGTCCCGCTTTAGCTTCGGGCAGATAACAGTGCCATACCTGGTGGGTACGTTCTGACAAGCGTATGCGTTCTTCGTGTTGGGCTCCATCTTCGTCCGTAAATAAACAAAGTTCGACCCCAGTGGCATTGTCGGCAAATAAGGCGAAGTTAACACCTTCGCCATCCCATGTGGCGCCAAGCGGATATGGCTTTCCAGGGTAAATCTTTTTAGTCATACCACCAAAAGCAGTTAAATGCCTAATTGTTTTCAACAGGCCTTATTTTCTTATAACGATAAACTTTACGTTAAAACAACTATACCAAACCAAGAAGGTTATAAACCTATAAGAAACCCGCTCATCGTTTTAAGACAATTCGAGTGTCCAAAACCGCGGCAATTAACAGAGATGAGCTGGCCTTAACTGTACCCATCCAATGCAGTCAAAAAGCTAGCGTTTAAACAAATACTGCTTTTTGGTAACAATTATAAAATATTGTTGTTGGTATGGTAATTTACAAAAGCTGAATGGAAAAACATGTTTATAATACGGGGCTGATAGGAAATTGCGCGTTCCTGGCACACATCAATAAAAACACAAATATAGAATGGATGTGCTGGCCAAGGTTTGACAGCCCGTTTGTATTTGGCGGATTGCTGGATCAAAACAAAGGCGGAGAGTTTTCCATTTTGCCAAAAACGGAATACACTACACACCAATTTTATTTAGAAAACACTAACGTGTTACGCACCGAGGTAACCAGCCAGAACGGCAAATACAGAATTACCGACTTTGCGCCACGATTTTTTAAAAACGGCAGGTACTTTAAACCACTTATACTGATACGTAAGATAGAAGTACTGGAAGGGACCCCACAGATAAGAGTAAAATGCGATCCCGTTTGCGACTTTGGTCGTACAAAGCAAGCTAAGCTTCAGGGCAGCGACTCGATTGAGTTTACCGGTTGCGGGGAGAAGATAACGTTAACATCTAATATACCCCTCGCCTATCTTTTGGACGAGCAGTACTTTGCCCTTAATGAAACCAAGTACCTGCTGCTTAACTACGGTGCGGAACTCGATGGTTCGCTGGTGAGTACCTGCGAAGAGTACCTTCGTGAAACAACGGAGTACTGGCGTTTGTGGATAAAGCACTCGTCTATAGCTACATTTTACCAGCAATATGTTATCCGCTCGGCGTTGGTTCTTAAGATACACCAGTATGAAGATACAGGCGCAATTATAGCCGCAAGCACCAGCAGCCTGCCCGAGTTCCCCGGCAGCGAACGCAACTGGGATTACCGTTATTGCTGGCTCCGCGATACCTATTATGTGCTAACCTCACTCAATCACATTGGGCATTTTGAGGAAATGGAGAGATACTTTAGCTACGTTACCGACATTTCGTTTACCGAAGGTGGCAGTTTTAGGTACCAGCCGCTGTACGGCATCACCGGGCAAAAGGACCTGACCGAAACCATCATGGAACACCTGGATGGATATATGGGTAACAAACCGGTACGGATAGGCAATCAGGCATCTGAACACATACAGAACGACATCTACGGTCAGGTACTGATATCTTTGCTTCCGTTGTATACAGACCACCGCTTTGTATTCAGCGAAAGGAAAGATTCCGACAAATGGATATCATCTATACTGGACAAAATAGAACGTACCATCGACGAAAAAGATGCTGGCATCTGGGAGTTCAGGAACATTGCTCATATACACTGCTACAGTAACCTGTTCCAGTGGGCTGGCTGCAACGCTGCAGAGAAAATAGCATTAACCATTGGCAACGATGGGTTGGTAGAACGTGCTCAGTCGCTTAAAGCGCGTGCCGCAGCACATATAGAAAGCTGTTACGATCCGGAGCGACGTGTATATACCCATGCAGTCGGCAGTCCACATCTTGATGCCAGTACGCTGCAACTGATCATGATGAACTATATAGACCCGGCATCTCAAAAAGCAAAAGACCACCTCATCGCTTTAGAGAAGGAGTTGAAAACCGAAGGCGGCCTGTTTTATCGCTACATCCACAGCGACGACTTTGGCAAGCCAAAAACCACATTCCTGATCTGCGCCTTCTGGTACGTGGAAGCACTAGCCTGCGTAGGCCGCATGGATGACGCAATACGCGAATTTGAAAAGCTGATGAAATATTGCAATCACCTGCTGCTGTTTAGCGAAGATGTAGATGAAGAATCGGGAAGCCAATGGGGTAATTTCCCGCAGGCTTATAGCCATGTTGGATTGATGAACGCAGCTTACCGGATAGCAATGAAACTGGACAGGCCGATTTTCTTATAGTATAAGATGGGGGATAAACTAAACTTATGGGCGAAACACCTGCCACATTGGTTGTGGAACCTGCTGGTTATCGGGTTTGTATTGCTGATAGGCTTTGTTGTAAAGTGGGTTATAACAATCCTGCTTAATTACTACAAAAATAAAAAAGACGAAGATTACTCTTTCTTCAGATCTGTAATTACACGTCTCAGCAGGCCGCTTAATCATTTTGTCCCGCTGCTTACGCTTAACATCTTGCTGCCATACCTGGCGTTAAAAGATGGCTATATAGACGATGTTAAGCGCTGGGCTGGAATAATGCTGGTGATTTCTTTCGCCAGTTTAGTAATGAACGGCATCAGGATCTTGGAGGATTATGTTTATCACAAATACAATTTCAACAAAGCAGACAACCTAAAAGAACGAAAAATACGCACGCAACTGCAGTTTGTACGGAAGCTGGCCAATGTGCTTATTATACTACTTACACTGGCGCTTATACTGTTGAGCTTCGAGAGTGTGCGTAAGATAGGTGCCGGTTTGTTAACCGGCGTTGGTATTGGTGGTATAATAGTTGGCTTTGCCGCGCAGAAATCTCTTGGCAATTTGCTGGCGGGGTTCCAGATAGCGTTTACGCAGCCCATCCGGATTGATGATGTACTGGTTGTAGAAGGTGAATGGGGCCGTGTTGAAGATATAACGCTAACCTATGTGGTATTAAATATATGGGATCAGCGCAGGCTAATACTTCCCATCAACTACTTTATAGAAAAGCCATTTCAAAACTGGACGCGCACCACATCGGAGTTGCTGGGTACAGTGTTTTTGTATGTAGATCATACCGTTCCGGTGGATAAACTAAGGGAAGAACTTACACGGCTTTTAAACAACACGCCACTTTGGGATAAACGAGTTGGGATATTACAAGTTACTGACGTTAAAGAAGCTACAATTGAACTAAGGGCTTTAGTAAGTGCAGTAAACTCTTCTACCGCGTTTGACCTTAGATGCTACATCAGGGAAAATTTGATCAAGTACCTGGCAGAAAATCACGAAGGTAGCCTGCCAAAACGACGACTCGCTATCGATCAGCCGCCAATGCCCGCTAAACCAGATCACTGATAAACACGGATACTTGTGGACCTTTGTGTATAATCGATTTACGTATCTATCAACCAATCTTATTAGCACTACCCCATTATTGTAAATAGGAGCTGAACGCCAGCCGTGGGTGGTTTGTTATAACTCTTTGTAGGAATTTCTTTTTAAGATAATTTATAAATTATTTAAAAACTTTCCCTTTAATTTTTGTTTAAGTTAAACAATCATACTCAGCCGAATACTTATGGTTATTTACTAATAATGCTTTGTTTGCTGTAGCTTTTTACACAGATAAATGCGAATTAATGCTGAAACAATCTCCGGGTAATGTGGGATTATAATGCAGAGCCCAAGCTATCAAAGGCCGGCTAATATATACTATTGCCAACAGCAAAATTGAATATGGAATTTAGAACTACTTATAATTACCTTATTGTGGGATCGGGTTTATTTGGAGCAGTGTTTGCCCATGAAGCAAACAAAAGAGGTAAAAAATGCCTGGTTATTGATAAGCGACAACATGCTGGTGGCAACGTTTTTTGTGAAAACCGAGAAGACATTAACGTACATAAATACGGCGCCCACATCTTTCACACCAATGACAAAGACATTTGGGACTACGTAAACTCTTTTGTAGAATTTAACAGGTATACCAACAGCCCGCTCGCTGTGTATAAAGATGAGGTTTACAATCTTCCTTTTAACATGAACACGTTTTATCGCTTATGGAAAACGTTTACTCCTGAAGAAGCAAAAGAAAAAATCAGGGAGCAAATAGAGCATCTGAACATAACAGAACCCGCCAATCTTGAAGAACAGGCACTCTCTCTGGTGGGAACGGATATTTATGAAAAACTTATAAAGGGTTATACCGAAAAGCAATGGGGCCGGGCTGCCACTGAACTACCTGCGTTTATTATCAAACGTTTACCTGTACGTTTTACTTACGACAATAACTACTTTAATGATAAGTACCAAGGCATACCTATTGGTGGCTATAACAAACTTGTAGACGGGCTATTGGATGGCATTGAGGTAAGACTTGGGGTAGATTATTTCGAAAATCGTGAAGAGTGGGACAAGTTGGCTCCTAAAATCATCTTTACAGGCAAGATAGATGAATACTACAATTACCAGTTTGGCCAATTGGAGTACCGCAGTTTGCATTTTGAACACGAAGTACATGATAAAGAGAACTATCAGGGCAATGCAGTGGTAAATTACACCGAAGCCCACATTCCGTACACCCGCATTATAGAGCATAAACATTTTGAATTTGGCACACAGCCCAACACGGTAATCACCAAAGAGTATCCGTCTGAATGGACAGCTGATAAAGAGCCCTATTACCCTGTAAATGATGCTAAAAACTCAGAAGTGTATAAACAATATCAGCAACTGGCGCGCAAGGAAGACAATGTAATATTTGGCGGCAGATTAGCCGAGTACAAATATTATGATATGCACCAGGTAATAGGCTCGGCGCTGAAAAAGGTAAAAGATCATTTTGCTGAGACAGAACCAGCTCACAAAGACAGCAATAGCAGTCACAACATTTAACAAGCGGGAATTCACTGTGGTGTTTTATTGTTTACAACACTACAACTTGTACAAATACGTTTACGATGTACTACTAAACAAAGCAGATGACTTAACCTTTTTCTAGGCGGAGAATTATCCTAAAAGAACCAAATAACCACAAGTACCAGCGTGGCGGTAAAAATAGCTATTGTTGTATTTAACTAAGGTTTCAATACATTATCACCACCCTAATCTAGCCCGGGTGCTAATAGGTCAGGGTCTACAGCACCTTCATTGCTGCGGGTGATCTTATGAAGATTAAACAACATCACCGCATCTACCTCCCTGCCGGTCAGCAATCCGCGGTCGAACAAACCGTAGAGGATAGTTTGTACTTCCTGACCACAAGATCCGGTACCCAGGCCAGGCTCCAGTTCCTCAAGTTTAGCCAGTACATCTTCTGGTGTCCCCTCGCCAATTTGGCCGAGCGCGTAAATAATCTTATCCTGCAGTGTGTCTTCATTATGGTATGCTGCAGGCACGTGTAACGGTTTATATTCTTCCCTGAACTGCTCGTCTGTCATAATCGGTGGTTTAGCACTTTAACAGTCGATAAATGAAATAGTTCTTCCACTTTGATGCATCTCTAACCAGTATTTGTAACGATCTAACGAAGGCATAATCCGCCTTAAACCTGATTAAAGGCCTTTTTATCCACAATTAGCTTTACAGCACTTGTTAAATGCACACATAATTTTATTTTCGCAGGAGAATACAAGAACTAGCTATGTCTGCACAACTAAACCTGGTGGAAACTATTTCCAGGTATGTTACCCTACAACCCGGCCGCAAAGCGCTTAAAGGAAAATGTCCTTTTCATCGTGATGAGATGAGCTCGCTGATGGTTATACCTGACCGTGACATTTTTAAATGCTTCGGCTGCGGAGCAGAAGGCGGCACAATTGAGTTTTTGATGCTGCTTGAAAATAAAACCCGCACCCAGGTAGTTGAAGACCTCGGGAGGCGTACCTTTTCGGCACAGTAATTTAAATTTATCAATGTGTTCAACTAAGCTGCAAAAACGCTAAGGGCTAAACAAGCATTCCCCTGCAGTAATACTTACAACTATCTTGTTTATGGTATGATACGTGTTAAGCATTAAATATGTTGCACGAAAAGACCATTGACCACCTGCTTGCCATACACGAGATTTACCATGAACCTAATGTCCGTGAATTTGCGCGAGGTAGGGAAATACTGGCTAAATATCCTGATGCCAAACTGATAGAAGTGCCAGCCCATAACCAAATACCCGAACTGTTTGGCTTTGAAGGATCTGTGGAGGATTGGCTCTGGAATAAAAAGAATGTACTAATTTTAGGTACCAAAAAGGGGCTTTCTGCAAGGCCAAATACCCGCAGCTCTCACTGGGTGGCGCCCTCACAAAGCAACGGCTGCGCTATGTCGTGCTCGTATTGCTATGTGCCGAGGCGAAAAGGGTATGCAAACCCTATAACCACTTTTGTAAACATTGAACAGATTATGGGCTACCTTACCCGGCATGCTGCAAGGCAGGGTAAAAAGCTTATACCTGATGAGACCGACCCTGAGTATTGGGTGTACGAGATTGGCGAAAACGGCGACTGCTCTGCAGACGCTGCTATTTGCGACAATGTAAAGGACTTAGTAAAGCTGTACACTACCTTGCCAAACGCCAAATTAACATTTGCAACAAAGTTTGTGAACCGGGAGATGTTAAACTATGATCCGCAGCGCAAAACGCGGATACGTTTTAGCCTGATGCCGCACCAGATGTCTAAACTGGTGGATGTGCGCACCACACCAATAAGCGACCGTATAGCAGTAATGAACGAGTTTAGAGAAGCAGGTTATGAAGTTACCGCAAGCTTTGCCCCGGTTATTTACTATGAGGGTTGGTTGGATGACTGGCGTAAACTTTTTGACGAGTTGAACGCAGTATTGGATGATCAAACAAAAAGGCAGCTGTCTACCGAGATCATCTTTCTGACACACAACCAGGGATTACATGATGTTAATTTGTTATGGCATCCCAAAGCCGAAGAAGTACTATGGCGACCGGATATACAGCAGGTAAAATATAGCCAGAGCGGACAGCGAAATGTACGGTACAAGAACAACCTGAAACGCGAGTTGGTA is a window of Mucilaginibacter terrenus DNA encoding:
- the glgX gene encoding glycogen debranching protein GlgX — translated: MTKKIYPGKPYPLGATWDGEGVNFALFADNATGVELCLFTDEDGAQHEERIRLSERTHQVWHCYLPEAKAGQLYGYRVHGPYEPENGHRFNPNKLLIDPYAKAISGVIDWHDSLFGYELGHPDEDLSYSETDSAPFLPKSVVIDNNFDWGNDVNPRTPYHQSVIYETHVKGFTQMHPDIPDDIRGTYAAIGHPASIKYLTDLGITAIELLPIHQFVADRHLVEKGLTNYWGYNTIGFFAPDYRYAGIVDHGQQVQEFKQMVKELHKAGIEVILDVVYNHTGEGNHMGPMLSLKGIDNASYYRLVDDNKRFYNDYTGTGNTLNAMLPNVLRYIMDSLRYWITEMHVDGFRFDLAATLARELHEVNRLSGFFDIIYQDPIISQAKLIAEPWDIGEGGYQVGNFPPGWGEWNGKFRDCIRDYWIGAESMLGEFGQRFTGSPDLYQDNFRKPTASINFITAHDGFTLNDLVSYNEKHNEANGEDNNDGESHNRSWNCGVEGPTDDEEVIKLRNKQKRNLLTTLFLSQGVPMLVAGDEFGRTQQGNNNAYCQDNEISWLNWAEADQQLLAFTQKLIKLRKDHPAFRRRRWFQGQPVKGKGLEDIAWFLPEGTEMEDENWNHDFARSLGVFLNGRGLHSVGPQGERITDDHFYVIFNAHHESLNYHIPQKIKSNDWKIILNTSDDDMNEKLLTDQECITVEGRSVVVLHHPLT
- a CDS encoding glycoside hydrolase family 15 protein produces the protein MEKHVYNTGLIGNCAFLAHINKNTNIEWMCWPRFDSPFVFGGLLDQNKGGEFSILPKTEYTTHQFYLENTNVLRTEVTSQNGKYRITDFAPRFFKNGRYFKPLILIRKIEVLEGTPQIRVKCDPVCDFGRTKQAKLQGSDSIEFTGCGEKITLTSNIPLAYLLDEQYFALNETKYLLLNYGAELDGSLVSTCEEYLRETTEYWRLWIKHSSIATFYQQYVIRSALVLKIHQYEDTGAIIAASTSSLPEFPGSERNWDYRYCWLRDTYYVLTSLNHIGHFEEMERYFSYVTDISFTEGGSFRYQPLYGITGQKDLTETIMEHLDGYMGNKPVRIGNQASEHIQNDIYGQVLISLLPLYTDHRFVFSERKDSDKWISSILDKIERTIDEKDAGIWEFRNIAHIHCYSNLFQWAGCNAAEKIALTIGNDGLVERAQSLKARAAAHIESCYDPERRVYTHAVGSPHLDASTLQLIMMNYIDPASQKAKDHLIALEKELKTEGGLFYRYIHSDDFGKPKTTFLICAFWYVEALACVGRMDDAIREFEKLMKYCNHLLLFSEDVDEESGSQWGNFPQAYSHVGLMNAAYRIAMKLDRPIFL
- a CDS encoding mechanosensitive ion channel family protein produces the protein MGDKLNLWAKHLPHWLWNLLVIGFVLLIGFVVKWVITILLNYYKNKKDEDYSFFRSVITRLSRPLNHFVPLLTLNILLPYLALKDGYIDDVKRWAGIMLVISFASLVMNGIRILEDYVYHKYNFNKADNLKERKIRTQLQFVRKLANVLIILLTLALILLSFESVRKIGAGLLTGVGIGGIIVGFAAQKSLGNLLAGFQIAFTQPIRIDDVLVVEGEWGRVEDITLTYVVLNIWDQRRLILPINYFIEKPFQNWTRTTSELLGTVFLYVDHTVPVDKLREELTRLLNNTPLWDKRVGILQVTDVKEATIELRALVSAVNSSTAFDLRCYIRENLIKYLAENHEGSLPKRRLAIDQPPMPAKPDH
- the glf gene encoding UDP-galactopyranose mutase produces the protein MEFRTTYNYLIVGSGLFGAVFAHEANKRGKKCLVIDKRQHAGGNVFCENREDINVHKYGAHIFHTNDKDIWDYVNSFVEFNRYTNSPLAVYKDEVYNLPFNMNTFYRLWKTFTPEEAKEKIREQIEHLNITEPANLEEQALSLVGTDIYEKLIKGYTEKQWGRAATELPAFIIKRLPVRFTYDNNYFNDKYQGIPIGGYNKLVDGLLDGIEVRLGVDYFENREEWDKLAPKIIFTGKIDEYYNYQFGQLEYRSLHFEHEVHDKENYQGNAVVNYTEAHIPYTRIIEHKHFEFGTQPNTVITKEYPSEWTADKEPYYPVNDAKNSEVYKQYQQLARKEDNVIFGGRLAEYKYYDMHQVIGSALKKVKDHFAETEPAHKDSNSSHNI
- a CDS encoding CHC2 zinc finger domain-containing protein gives rise to the protein MSAQLNLVETISRYVTLQPGRKALKGKCPFHRDEMSSLMVIPDRDIFKCFGCGAEGGTIEFLMLLENKTRTQVVEDLGRRTFSAQ
- a CDS encoding spore photoproduct lyase family protein; the encoded protein is MLHEKTIDHLLAIHEIYHEPNVREFARGREILAKYPDAKLIEVPAHNQIPELFGFEGSVEDWLWNKKNVLILGTKKGLSARPNTRSSHWVAPSQSNGCAMSCSYCYVPRRKGYANPITTFVNIEQIMGYLTRHAARQGKKLIPDETDPEYWVYEIGENGDCSADAAICDNVKDLVKLYTTLPNAKLTFATKFVNREMLNYDPQRKTRIRFSLMPHQMSKLVDVRTTPISDRIAVMNEFREAGYEVTASFAPVIYYEGWLDDWRKLFDELNAVLDDQTKRQLSTEIIFLTHNQGLHDVNLLWHPKAEEVLWRPDIQQVKYSQSGQRNVRYKNNLKRELVDELVALCAEMIPYCTIRYAF